A window of the Eubalaena glacialis isolate mEubGla1 chromosome 9, mEubGla1.1.hap2.+ XY, whole genome shotgun sequence genome harbors these coding sequences:
- the GAS1 gene encoding growth arrest-specific protein 1, translating to MVAALLGGGGGARGGTVPGAWLCLMALLQLLGSAPRGSGLAHGRRLICWQALLQCQGEPECSYAYNQYAEACAPVLAQRSGGDAPGAAAAAAAFPASAASFSSRWRCPSHCISALIQLNHTRRGPALEDCDCAQDENCKSTKRAIEPCLPRTSGGGAGGPGAGGVMGCTEARRRCDRDSRCNLALSRYLTYCGKLFNGLRCTDECRTVIEDMLAVPKAALLNDCVCDGLERPICESVKENMARLCFGAELGNGPGSSGSDGGLDDYYDEEYDDEQRAGGAGGEQPLDDDDGVPHPPRPGGGAAAAGGRGDLPYGSGRRSSSSGCRSAPRGAWTPLASILLPLLLPLLF from the coding sequence ATGGTGGCAGCGCTgctgggcggcggcggcggggcccgcGGGGGGACCGTGCCGGGCGCCTGGCTGTGCCTGATGgcgctgctgcagctgctgggcTCGGCGCCGCGGGGCTCCGGGCTGGCGCACGGCCGCCGCCTCATCTGCTGGCAGGCGCTGCTGCAGTGCCAGGGGGAGCCGGAGTGCAGCTACGCCTACAACCAGTACGCCGAGGCGTGCGCGCCGGTGTTGGCGCAGCGCAGCGGGGGCGACGCGCCGggggccgccgccgctgccgccgccttCCCGGCCTCGGCCGCGTCCTTCTCGTCGCGCTGGCGCTGCCCGAGCCACTGCATCTCGGCTCTTATTCAGCTCAACCACACGCGCCGCGGGCCCGCCTTGGAGGACTGTGATTGCGCGCAAGACGAGAACTGCAAGTCCACCAAGCGCGCCATTGAGCCGTGCCTGCCCCGGACGAGCGGCGGTGGCGCGGGCGGCCCGGGCGCGGGCGGGGTCATGGGCTGCACCGAGGCCCGGCGGCGCTGCGACCGCGACAGCCGCTGCAACCTGGCGCTCAGCCGCTACCTGACCTACTGCGGGAAGCTCTTCAACGGGCTGCGCTGCACCGACGAGTGCCGCACGGTCATCGAGGACATGCTGGCCGTGCCCAAGGCGGCGCTGCTCAACGACTGTGTGTGCGACGGCCTGGAGCGGCCCATCTGCGAGTCGGTCAAAGAGAACATGGCCCGCCTGTGCTTCGGCGCCGAGCTGGGCAACGGCCCGGGCAGCAGCGGCTCGGACGGGGGCCTGGACGACTACTACGACGAGGAGTACGACGACGAGCAGCGCGCCGGGGGCGCGGGCGGCGAGCAGCCGCTGGACGACGACGACGGCGTCCCGCACCCTCCGCGCCCGGGCGGCGGCGCTGCTGCGGCGGGCGGCCGCGGAGACTTGCCCTACGGGTCCGGGCGCAGGAGCAGCAGCAGCGGCTGCCGCTCGGCGCCCCGAGGCGCCTGGACCCCGCTCGCCTCCATCTTGCTGCCGCTGCTGCTCCCGCTGCTCTTTTAA